A single Cytobacillus sp. IB215665 DNA region contains:
- a CDS encoding ERCC4 domain-containing protein, with the protein MNTALQMHFTDTEIKKIEKSLVIITDTREQQNKHILEYFDKKKIPYKQKAMKTGDYAAMIPKNPELGIMRDIYLNAVIERKNSINELVSSIKDRQRFENELIRGSKHPFLLLIEDMDGYRKILMGDYRSEYKPKSLLASIKTFEARYNFTTVFIDPIFTGNYIYHHFLYRAKEALKG; encoded by the coding sequence ATGAATACAGCGTTACAGATGCACTTTACAGATACCGAGATTAAGAAAATAGAAAAGAGTCTTGTGATTATTACAGATACGAGAGAGCAGCAAAATAAACATATCCTTGAGTACTTCGATAAAAAGAAAATTCCATACAAACAAAAAGCCATGAAAACAGGCGATTACGCTGCAATGATACCTAAAAACCCGGAGCTAGGGATCATGCGTGATATATACCTTAATGCAGTAATTGAGAGGAAAAATAGTATCAATGAACTTGTGAGTTCAATCAAGGATAGACAACGTTTTGAAAATGAACTGATAAGAGGATCTAAACACCCTTTCTTGTTACTGATTGAGGATATGGACGGGTACAGAAAAATATTGATGGGCGATTACAGAAGTGAATACAAGCCCAAATCATTACTGGCAAGCATAAAGACGTTTGAAGCAAGATACAACTTTACTACTGTGTTTATTGATCCAATATTTACAGGTAACTATATCTATCATCATTTTCTTTACAGAGCAAAGGAGGCATTGAAGGGATGA
- a CDS encoding HTH domain-containing protein — protein sequence MNKKKTNHTALMEQVAKISAETAVNAAIEYMEEQKRKEEKERRDKRLRNTKLLLKNYRSFVLHTEEITEDINILNESILDDMIEVNELAVESIRRSKKRTLAMVKFMNQMLSIYKVICENSSKPEDMRRYETVYLMYISEDKMTASEIAETHNIDNRTVYKDIDSAAKEISSLIFGVDGIRFVS from the coding sequence ATGAATAAAAAGAAAACCAATCACACAGCGTTAATGGAACAAGTTGCTAAGATCAGTGCTGAAACGGCAGTAAATGCAGCGATTGAATATATGGAAGAGCAGAAAAGAAAAGAAGAAAAGGAAAGACGAGATAAACGGCTACGCAACACAAAGCTATTACTGAAGAATTACCGTTCCTTTGTTCTTCATACAGAGGAAATTACAGAGGACATTAATATCCTTAATGAATCAATACTCGATGATATGATTGAGGTCAATGAGCTTGCTGTAGAAAGCATCAGACGTAGTAAAAAGCGCACGTTAGCAATGGTTAAGTTCATGAATCAAATGCTAAGTATCTACAAAGTTATATGCGAGAATTCAAGTAAGCCTGAGGATATGAGAAGATATGAAACGGTTTATCTCATGTACATTTCAGAGGATAAAATGACTGCTAGTGAAATAGCTGAAACCCATAACATTGATAATCGTACTGTTTACAAAGATATTGATTCTGCAGCAAAAGAGATATCAAGTCTTATCTTTGGTGTAGATGGTATACGATTTGTAAGTTAG
- a CDS encoding phage terminase large subunit family protein, with product MMDKNVVKLFRNIAKQFAPPPTLTVSEWADKYRKLSPEASAEPGQWRTDRAPYQREIMDAVNSSEYETVVIMSSAQVGKTELLLNVTGYFIDYDPAPMMLVQPTDKMAEAFSKDRLAPMLRDSPTLKGKVKDVKSRDSGNTLLHKKFAGGHITLAGANSPASLASRPIRIVLLDEVDRFPLSAGSEGDPVSLVSKRTNTFWNRKKILVSTPTIKGVSRIESAYEDSTMEQWHLPCPNCEEYQPLTWGKIKFDQQPITMECEDCGFRFTEQEWKAGKGRWVARKTNVKARGFHLNELSSPWKRWEEVVNDFKEAREVQKKGDNERMKVWVNTSLGETWEEDGEQLDENSLIDKREVYKVDVPLGVKVLTAAVDVQGDRLECEVVGWGAGKESWGIEYRRFYGDPSEPEVWNELDDYLDRTWKREDALDLKVSCTAIDSGGHHTTEVYRFCKAREHRRIFAIKGQGGQGVPLIGRMSRTKREKCALFIVGVDSGKELVVSRLKKEFQGPGFCHFPSQADKGYDEEYFRGLTSEKKVIRYHKGRPRFEWVKVGSVRNEPLDLRNYATAALEILNPDLDKEQLVRKKRVKRKRGVLSKGVQ from the coding sequence ATGATGGATAAAAATGTTGTTAAACTGTTTCGTAACATTGCTAAACAATTTGCGCCACCTCCCACCCTAACAGTATCTGAATGGGCAGATAAATATAGAAAACTATCTCCAGAAGCATCTGCAGAGCCAGGACAATGGAGAACAGATAGAGCACCTTATCAACGTGAAATTATGGATGCTGTTAATTCATCTGAATATGAAACAGTAGTCATTATGTCCTCAGCCCAGGTCGGAAAAACGGAACTGTTATTGAATGTCACAGGATATTTTATCGACTATGATCCAGCACCTATGATGTTAGTACAACCAACTGATAAGATGGCTGAGGCGTTTTCTAAAGACAGGCTTGCTCCTATGTTAAGGGATTCACCAACACTCAAAGGTAAGGTGAAGGATGTAAAATCAAGGGACAGTGGTAATACATTGTTACACAAAAAATTTGCTGGTGGTCATATTACATTAGCTGGTGCTAATTCCCCGGCTTCTCTTGCTAGTAGACCAATTCGCATTGTTTTACTTGATGAAGTGGATCGTTTTCCTTTATCAGCAGGCTCTGAAGGTGATCCCGTTTCACTAGTATCTAAACGAACAAATACCTTTTGGAATCGAAAGAAAATCCTCGTGAGTACGCCCACAATTAAGGGTGTATCAAGGATTGAATCTGCTTATGAAGATTCAACAATGGAACAGTGGCACTTGCCTTGTCCTAATTGTGAAGAATACCAGCCTTTAACTTGGGGGAAGATCAAGTTTGACCAGCAACCAATCACAATGGAATGTGAAGATTGTGGGTTCAGATTTACCGAACAGGAATGGAAAGCAGGAAAAGGTAGATGGGTGGCTCGGAAAACAAACGTAAAAGCTCGTGGTTTTCATCTTAATGAGTTATCTAGCCCTTGGAAACGCTGGGAAGAAGTAGTGAATGATTTTAAAGAGGCAAGAGAAGTACAGAAAAAAGGTGACAACGAGCGTATGAAAGTGTGGGTAAATACTTCTCTTGGTGAAACGTGGGAAGAAGATGGGGAACAATTAGACGAAAACTCATTGATAGATAAGCGTGAAGTTTATAAGGTTGACGTTCCTTTAGGTGTAAAAGTATTAACGGCTGCCGTGGATGTACAGGGCGATAGGCTTGAGTGTGAAGTTGTAGGTTGGGGAGCTGGAAAAGAATCATGGGGTATTGAATATAGGCGTTTTTATGGGGATCCTAGTGAACCTGAAGTGTGGAATGAACTAGATGATTATCTTGATCGCACTTGGAAACGTGAAGATGCTTTGGATTTGAAAGTTTCTTGTACTGCAATTGATTCAGGCGGTCACCATACGACAGAGGTTTATAGATTTTGTAAAGCAAGAGAGCACAGGAGAATATTTGCTATAAAAGGGCAAGGGGGCCAAGGTGTTCCCCTTATTGGGCGCATGTCTCGTACAAAACGTGAGAAATGCGCTTTATTTATTGTGGGAGTTGATTCAGGGAAGGAACTAGTAGTATCTAGGCTTAAAAAGGAATTTCAAGGTCCAGGATTTTGTCATTTTCCAAGCCAAGCTGATAAAGGGTATGACGAAGAATATTTCCGTGGTTTAACCTCAGAGAAGAAAGTCATTAGGTACCATAAAGGACGACCAAGGTTTGAGTGGGTAAAGGTAGGAAGTGTTAGAAATGAACCACTTGACTTAAGGAACTATGCAACTGCAGCCCTTGAGATATTGAACCCTGATTTAGATAAAGAACAACTTGTGAGAAAGAAACGTGTAAAAAGAAAACGTGGTGTATTAAGTAAAGGTGTGCAATAG
- a CDS encoding DUF6148 family protein, whose product MNGTMPWDLATAKKHLDAWLEAELAVSTGQSYRMGPSQLTRADLGEIRKQVEYWKREVIRLQSGKRRARRIVPRDL is encoded by the coding sequence GTGAACGGAACAATGCCGTGGGATTTAGCAACTGCGAAGAAACATTTAGATGCGTGGCTTGAAGCAGAACTTGCTGTTTCAACAGGTCAATCTTATCGTATGGGACCATCACAATTGACTCGTGCCGATTTAGGGGAAATTCGTAAACAAGTTGAGTATTGGAAAAGAGAAGTTATACGACTTCAGTCAGGTAAAAGACGAGCAAGACGTATTGTTCCCCGTGATTTATGA
- a CDS encoding phage portal protein produces the protein MNRLDQVISSISPKWGLKRQVSRQKLQLVNSGYGNHGASRTKKSLLGWNYRGGSPDEDIIKNLDVLRQRSRDLYSGGAALATGALKTSRTNVIGTGLKLKPSFDANFLGMSEDEAKEFKQNIIREFDLWADSKNCDASRMNNFYDLQQLAYLSQLMSGDTFALLPFIERKNSTYDICVRLIEADRCCNPDQKKNKDIMGGVEVDENGAVIAYHFVNQHPLGVQSKKKEWSRVEVFGEETGRRNVLHLMESERPEQRRGVPILAPVIESLKQIGRYTEAELMAAVVSGLFTVFVQSNQSDDPLASGLEEDEQLDPENNDAIELGNGSVINLLPGETVETANPGRPNAVFDTFVTAILRQVGAALEIPYELLVKHFTASYSASRAALLEAWKSFRMRRAWLVSDFCQPIYEEWFAEAVAKGRILAPGFFDDPLIRKAYTKAEWHGPSPGQIDPLKEVNAATKRIEQKLSTRERETAELTGGDFETNVRQLIRENKILEEGGLMVIDSETEEVLEHGEKREEE, from the coding sequence ATGAACCGTCTTGATCAAGTAATTTCAAGCATATCACCTAAATGGGGATTAAAAAGGCAGGTTTCAAGGCAAAAACTTCAATTGGTGAATTCAGGATATGGGAACCATGGAGCTAGTAGGACCAAAAAGTCATTACTTGGGTGGAATTACAGAGGTGGTTCACCAGATGAGGATATTATTAAAAACCTTGATGTATTACGTCAAAGATCAAGGGATTTGTATTCAGGTGGAGCTGCATTAGCAACAGGGGCATTAAAAACATCACGAACAAACGTAATTGGTACTGGATTAAAGTTAAAGCCCTCTTTTGATGCCAATTTTTTAGGTATGTCGGAGGATGAAGCGAAAGAATTCAAGCAAAACATTATAAGAGAATTCGACTTGTGGGCAGATTCTAAGAATTGTGATGCAAGCAGAATGAATAACTTCTACGACTTACAACAATTAGCGTATCTTTCTCAATTAATGAGTGGAGACACTTTCGCATTGTTACCTTTCATTGAGCGAAAAAACAGCACCTATGACATTTGTGTAAGGTTGATTGAGGCAGATCGCTGTTGTAACCCTGATCAAAAGAAAAATAAAGACATTATGGGCGGGGTTGAAGTTGATGAAAATGGGGCGGTTATAGCCTATCACTTTGTCAATCAGCATCCACTAGGGGTTCAGTCAAAGAAAAAAGAGTGGTCAAGAGTAGAGGTTTTTGGTGAAGAAACAGGGAGGCGCAATGTTCTTCATTTAATGGAGTCTGAACGTCCAGAACAGCGCAGGGGTGTTCCTATCCTAGCCCCGGTCATTGAGTCATTAAAGCAGATAGGAAGGTACACAGAGGCGGAATTAATGGCTGCAGTAGTGTCAGGGCTATTTACAGTCTTTGTCCAAAGTAATCAAAGTGATGATCCATTAGCTAGTGGATTAGAAGAAGATGAACAATTAGATCCTGAAAATAACGATGCCATTGAACTTGGAAATGGTTCTGTTATTAATTTACTACCAGGTGAAACAGTAGAGACAGCGAATCCTGGTAGACCTAATGCTGTATTTGATACATTTGTGACTGCCATTCTTAGGCAAGTTGGAGCAGCATTAGAAATACCTTATGAATTACTTGTCAAACACTTTACGGCAAGCTATTCAGCGAGTCGTGCTGCATTACTTGAAGCGTGGAAGTCATTTCGAATGCGTAGAGCTTGGCTTGTATCAGATTTTTGCCAGCCTATTTATGAGGAATGGTTTGCTGAAGCTGTAGCAAAGGGGCGTATCCTTGCACCGGGATTCTTTGATGATCCACTCATTAGAAAAGCATATACAAAAGCTGAGTGGCATGGACCTTCACCAGGTCAAATTGATCCACTGAAAGAAGTAAATGCAGCAACGAAACGTATTGAACAAAAGCTGAGTACAAGGGAAAGAGAAACAGCCGAATTGACAGGCGGTGACTTTGAAACAAATGTCCGTCAATTAATAAGGGAAAATAAAATTCTCGAAGAAGGAGGCTTGATGGTCATTGACTCAGAAACAGAAGAAGTTTTGGAACATGGTGAAAAACGAGAAGAAGAATAG
- a CDS encoding head maturation protease, ClpP-related, whose amino-acid sequence MTQKQKKFWNMVKNEKKNSGEIKIYGEISDYNWWGDSITPKDFATDLADLGDVENIDVRINSGGGGVFAGLSIYNQLKRHSANITVFVDGLAASIASIIAMAGNKIVIPTGSFFMIHNPMSSVWGGDANELRETAELLDKIRDSLVDVYEARTSMNRDEIVEKMDNESWFGASEAVEFGLADEIEEAMSVTASMQGRMAIFNGVNIDLSRFTNAPKLPKQQANPSNEPQNIVQNTNNEVKKTVKNLEELKNEHPDIYNQAIQAGAEQERGRIEALDKVKDSNPGNDEIINKAKYETFNTAEQAALDILNAQSAKRNDYLNNVKNDAQNSGINNVTPQEPHNQKTVNEEAKEKGSAIANFINKNRG is encoded by the coding sequence TTGACTCAGAAACAGAAGAAGTTTTGGAACATGGTGAAAAACGAGAAGAAGAATAGCGGTGAAATTAAAATATACGGTGAAATCAGTGATTACAATTGGTGGGGAGATTCTATCACACCAAAAGATTTTGCTACTGATCTAGCAGATTTAGGTGATGTTGAAAACATTGATGTGAGAATTAACAGTGGAGGCGGTGGAGTCTTTGCTGGATTATCTATCTACAATCAATTAAAAAGACATTCAGCAAACATAACAGTGTTTGTTGATGGTCTTGCAGCCTCCATAGCGTCTATCATTGCAATGGCTGGTAACAAAATCGTGATCCCTACAGGATCTTTTTTTATGATTCACAACCCAATGTCTAGTGTATGGGGAGGTGATGCAAATGAATTGAGGGAAACAGCAGAGTTATTGGATAAAATTCGTGATTCCCTTGTAGATGTTTATGAAGCGAGAACGAGTATGAATCGTGATGAAATAGTAGAAAAAATGGACAATGAATCTTGGTTTGGAGCTAGTGAAGCCGTTGAATTTGGATTAGCAGATGAAATAGAAGAAGCCATGTCGGTGACTGCAAGCATGCAGGGGCGAATGGCTATTTTTAATGGAGTAAACATTGATTTATCTCGTTTCACAAATGCTCCTAAGCTCCCAAAACAGCAAGCAAATCCATCAAATGAGCCACAAAACATTGTTCAAAATACTAATAACGAGGTGAAAAAAACAGTGAAAAATCTTGAAGAATTAAAAAATGAGCACCCTGATATTTATAATCAAGCCATACAAGCAGGAGCAGAACAAGAAAGGGGAAGAATTGAAGCCCTGGATAAAGTGAAAGACAGTAATCCTGGTAATGATGAAATTATTAATAAAGCAAAATATGAAACTTTCAATACTGCAGAACAAGCAGCATTGGACATTTTGAATGCTCAAAGTGCCAAACGTAATGATTATTTAAACAACGTAAAAAATGACGCTCAAAATTCAGGTATTAACAACGTTACACCACAAGAACCACATAATCAAAAAACGGTAAATGAAGAGGCAAAAGAAAAAGGTAGCGCCATTGCTAACTTCATTAATAAAAACAGGGGGTAA
- a CDS encoding head decoration protein — protein sequence MPEQLVTDIGSRDFDNLIAGGQENITTGVVTLKGGNQYTRGTVVGLLTADGSSVIVDSSKSDGSERPYGILTDDVDTTDGDMEAVVYLTGEFNEDKLTFGGADTPGNHRQSLREMGIFIKKIG from the coding sequence ATGCCGGAACAATTAGTAACTGATATTGGTAGTAGAGATTTTGACAATCTCATAGCTGGTGGCCAAGAGAATATTACAACAGGGGTTGTTACTTTAAAAGGTGGAAATCAATACACCCGTGGAACAGTAGTCGGTCTTTTAACTGCAGATGGCAGTTCCGTTATTGTTGATTCTAGTAAATCTGATGGTTCGGAACGTCCTTACGGAATTTTAACAGATGATGTTGATACTACAGATGGAGATATGGAAGCTGTTGTTTATCTCACTGGAGAATTCAATGAAGATAAGCTTACTTTTGGTGGGGCAGATACACCAGGTAATCACAGGCAATCATTAAGAGAAATGGGCATTTTCATTAAGAAAATAGGATAG
- a CDS encoding major capsid protein, producing MTISLYDPRTMLEAVRQMKPVNTFLKDTFFSNNRTFTTETVDVDYYKGRRKMAPFVSPRLAGKVIAREGFDTKSFKAPLIKPKRVITADDLSKRSMGENIYSGSTPEERQAEMLANDLMELDDMITRREEWMASQVLFTGQVHMVGDGVDQVLDFNFTNKVVLTGSKLWDDPNSNPYADLKEWRLKVIKASGTTPDRVILASDVTESFINHPKTKELLDNRRIIMGQINPQTFPNGVTYLGSISALGLDIYSYDEWYYDDETDPENPTEKPMVPEGTVFLGSTRSRSSMLYGAVNIIQNGENFGTFEGTRIPKSWVQNDPDARFLQINSRPLPVPHEVDAWHIAQVL from the coding sequence ATGACAATCAGTTTATATGATCCACGTACAATGTTAGAAGCTGTAAGACAAATGAAGCCTGTTAATACATTTTTAAAAGATACCTTCTTTTCAAATAATCGTACTTTCACTACTGAAACTGTAGATGTTGATTATTACAAAGGACGTAGAAAAATGGCTCCGTTTGTATCACCAAGACTAGCTGGAAAGGTAATAGCAAGAGAGGGATTTGACACAAAAAGCTTTAAAGCTCCGTTAATTAAGCCTAAAAGAGTTATTACAGCCGATGATTTGTCGAAACGTTCAATGGGAGAAAATATTTATAGCGGTTCAACACCTGAAGAAAGACAAGCTGAAATGTTAGCAAATGACCTTATGGAACTTGACGATATGATTACAAGGCGTGAAGAGTGGATGGCTTCACAGGTGCTGTTTACTGGACAAGTTCATATGGTGGGTGATGGTGTTGATCAAGTATTAGACTTCAATTTTACAAATAAAGTTGTGCTTACTGGAAGTAAATTATGGGATGATCCGAATTCAAACCCTTACGCAGATTTGAAAGAATGGCGTTTGAAAGTAATTAAAGCCTCTGGTACAACACCTGACCGAGTTATTTTGGCAAGTGATGTAACTGAGAGTTTTATTAACCATCCTAAAACAAAAGAGTTACTTGATAATCGTAGAATTATCATGGGACAAATCAATCCACAAACATTCCCTAATGGTGTGACGTATCTTGGTTCTATATCTGCGTTAGGTTTAGATATTTACAGTTATGATGAGTGGTATTATGACGATGAAACAGACCCTGAAAATCCTACAGAAAAGCCAATGGTTCCAGAAGGTACAGTATTTTTAGGTTCTACCCGTTCTCGTTCATCAATGTTATATGGTGCGGTAAACATTATTCAAAACGGTGAAAATTTCGGAACGTTTGAAGGAACAAGAATACCTAAATCATGGGTTCAAAATGATCCAGATGCTAGATTCTTGCAGATTAATAGCCGTCCGTTACCTGTTCCACATGAAGTAGATGCTTGGCATATTGCTCAAGTGCTGTAA
- a CDS encoding phage tail protein — MIKINAEQLEKLEGIFANTPGQIPIVTARAINRAAEAAKTQASRSARDIYIIKHKGITDTIKIKKANSSNLNASVRSRGSKIDLIKFKVNPKKPQPKRKTPIVVTVKKGSKKPFKDGFVAETSNGHINVFTRVSNKRLPIKGHYGPSVPQMLGNESVVKHVEDRAYEVLDTRLEHEINRLLGGRS; from the coding sequence ATGATAAAAATTAATGCAGAACAGTTAGAAAAACTAGAGGGTATATTTGCTAATACTCCTGGTCAAATTCCCATTGTTACAGCAAGAGCTATAAACCGTGCTGCAGAAGCTGCCAAAACACAGGCTAGTAGATCAGCACGGGATATTTATATTATCAAGCATAAGGGTATTACAGACACTATCAAAATAAAGAAAGCTAATTCTAGTAACTTGAATGCAAGTGTTCGTTCGCGTGGTTCTAAGATTGATTTAATCAAGTTTAAAGTTAATCCTAAAAAACCACAACCTAAACGGAAAACACCTATTGTTGTTACTGTGAAAAAGGGATCAAAAAAACCTTTTAAAGATGGCTTTGTAGCCGAAACATCAAACGGACACATAAATGTGTTTACGAGAGTTTCAAATAAGAGGCTCCCTATTAAGGGGCACTATGGTCCGTCAGTTCCTCAGATGCTTGGCAATGAATCAGTTGTAAAACATGTTGAGGATCGAGCTTATGAGGTATTAGATACAAGGCTAGAGCATGAGATTAACAGATTGTTAGGGGGTAGATCATGA
- a CDS encoding phage tail sheath family protein: protein MSYRHGVYVSEVPTSVISPIEATAGLQVVVGTAPINLAKTDEYFSKPLLAYSLTEAVEALGYSDDFENYTLCEAMDSSFRLFGVAPVVFINVLDPETHNTTGEKEINLVNQKATIDEQGILLDKLTVKLTNDAAEALVKNTDYLATFDNDGKVVIAIIPGDGVTAEQEKLYVSYTKLDPSKVDNDDIIGGVDVDTGEATGLELINNVFPKFGLIPGQILAPGFSTEPTVEAVMKAKAGNINTYFKAAALTDVDSSTADTYSKVAEWKNQNNYTGANEAVCWPKVALGDKVYHISTQLAGLNARTDAENGDIPYVSPSNKNLQMNRAVLEDGTEVNLGPDQAAYLNGQGIVTALNFSGGWKAWGNRTGAYPGTSDVKDTFIPVRRMHNWIANTIVLTTWQKVDGPINKRLIETIVDSLNIWLNGLTSTGALVGGKVEFRKEENPTTDLLDGTVRFHVSLAEPTPAREIEFLLEFDATYYNRLFE, encoded by the coding sequence ATGAGTTACAGACATGGTGTTTATGTATCGGAAGTACCAACGTCAGTCATATCGCCAATTGAAGCTACTGCAGGGCTGCAAGTTGTCGTGGGTACAGCACCGATTAATCTAGCAAAAACAGATGAGTATTTCAGTAAACCTTTATTAGCTTACTCATTAACTGAAGCTGTTGAAGCACTAGGGTACTCAGATGATTTTGAGAACTACACCTTGTGCGAAGCCATGGACAGTTCATTTAGGCTCTTTGGTGTTGCGCCTGTAGTTTTTATCAATGTATTGGATCCTGAAACTCATAACACTACTGGAGAGAAAGAAATAAACCTTGTAAATCAAAAAGCCACTATTGATGAACAAGGCATATTGCTAGATAAATTGACTGTAAAACTAACTAATGATGCAGCAGAAGCATTAGTCAAAAATACAGACTATCTCGCAACATTTGATAATGATGGCAAAGTAGTAATTGCTATTATTCCAGGCGATGGGGTTACTGCGGAACAGGAAAAGCTCTATGTATCTTATACAAAGCTAGATCCATCAAAGGTTGATAATGACGACATTATTGGTGGTGTGGATGTTGATACTGGGGAAGCCACAGGGCTAGAGCTGATAAACAACGTATTCCCTAAATTTGGACTTATTCCTGGTCAAATACTTGCTCCAGGATTCAGCACGGAGCCAACCGTTGAGGCTGTGATGAAAGCTAAAGCTGGGAATATTAATACGTACTTTAAGGCTGCAGCATTAACGGATGTTGATTCATCTACAGCAGATACCTATTCAAAAGTTGCTGAGTGGAAAAACCAAAATAACTACACAGGAGCAAATGAAGCTGTTTGTTGGCCAAAAGTAGCCCTAGGTGACAAGGTTTATCACATATCCACTCAATTAGCTGGACTTAATGCACGAACGGATGCAGAAAACGGTGATATCCCTTATGTGAGCCCTTCTAACAAGAATTTGCAGATGAATAGAGCTGTTTTAGAAGATGGCACAGAAGTTAACTTGGGACCTGATCAAGCAGCATACTTAAACGGGCAAGGAATTGTTACGGCATTAAACTTCAGTGGAGGATGGAAAGCCTGGGGAAATAGAACAGGGGCTTATCCTGGTACTTCTGATGTGAAAGATACGTTTATTCCTGTCAGGCGGATGCACAATTGGATTGCAAATACTATTGTTCTTACAACTTGGCAGAAAGTTGATGGACCAATTAATAAAAGATTGATTGAAACAATTGTAGATAGCCTCAACATTTGGCTCAACGGCTTAACATCAACAGGCGCATTAGTTGGTGGAAAAGTGGAATTCAGGAAAGAGGAAAATCCAACAACTGATCTATTAGACGGTACAGTGCGGTTTCATGTTTCTCTCGCTGAACCAACGCCAGCAAGAGAAATAGAATTTTTACTTGAGTTCGATGCCACTTATTACAATAGATTGTTTGAATAA
- a CDS encoding phage major tail tube protein → MSKVIPEKVNDYRVYPNGSTDLRGVADLQLPSFDAMTESITGAGIIGEYEAANYGHFGSMKLTLNWRMITGELTEFLKPEALQLDCRIVNQEYAVAAANHAFTPQRVLVKGQVIKNDLGKVAKGSGYEGSTEIEVTYIKLEREGKTIVELDKMNYIYVVDGIDYMKKIREGLGL, encoded by the coding sequence ATGTCAAAGGTGATCCCGGAAAAAGTAAATGACTATAGGGTATACCCAAACGGTTCTACAGACTTAAGGGGGGTTGCGGATTTGCAACTCCCTTCTTTTGATGCTATGACGGAAAGCATCACAGGAGCAGGAATTATTGGTGAATACGAAGCTGCAAACTACGGACACTTTGGGAGCATGAAACTAACGTTAAACTGGAGAATGATCACAGGGGAATTGACTGAGTTTCTGAAGCCTGAAGCTTTGCAGCTCGATTGCAGAATTGTTAATCAAGAGTATGCGGTAGCTGCTGCGAATCACGCCTTTACACCTCAACGAGTTTTGGTAAAAGGGCAAGTTATTAAAAATGATTTAGGGAAAGTTGCTAAAGGATCTGGGTATGAAGGATCAACAGAAATTGAGGTCACTTATATAAAACTAGAGCGTGAAGGAAAAACAATAGTTGAACTTGACAAAATGAACTATATCTATGTAGTTGATGGAATCGATTATATGAAAAAAATCCGTGAAGGATTAGGACTATAA
- a CDS encoding phage tail assembly protein: MKIELIKPFKIDGKELKEIDLNLENLTGADILKIDMEMRREKTRGFADVYDQEILLRLASKACGILKDDLEKLPINDFLEVTFGVRNFLLRSSEEQEELETSEKSS; encoded by the coding sequence ATGAAAATTGAATTAATTAAACCGTTTAAAATTGATGGAAAAGAACTTAAGGAGATCGATTTAAACCTTGAAAATTTAACAGGTGCAGATATATTAAAAATTGATATGGAGATGAGAAGGGAAAAAACCAGAGGATTTGCTGATGTTTATGACCAAGAAATCCTTTTAAGGTTGGCATCAAAAGCTTGCGGTATTCTTAAAGATGATTTGGAGAAGTTACCAATTAATGATTTCCTTGAAGTTACCTTTGGAGTGAGAAATTTTTTGCTGAGATCGTCGGAGGAGCAGGAGGAGCTAGAGACTTCAGAGAAATCCTCTTAA